A window of Acidimicrobiia bacterium contains these coding sequences:
- a CDS encoding TIGR03557 family F420-dependent LLM class oxidoreductase has translation MVRIGYTIMGEQSAPKALVADAIGAEAAGYDFVAASDHCFPWLEEQGHSPYVWSVLGAVAHATSRIGLMTYVTCPTMRYHPAVVAQKAATIQILSDGRFLLGLGAGEQLNEHIVGIGWPPVDVRHEMLVDAVEIIRPLLAGEVVDYEGRHLDARHAKVWDVPDEPPPIGIAVSGAKSCALAGEHADAMIAVAPDASLGDRFDTAGGRGKRRIGQVGLCYDTDEGRARKRAREQFRWFTGGWPVMAELPNPRSFAAASEPVTEDQVAEQVPCGPDVDRHVDAFKKFVDAGFTDVAVVQIGGDTQTEFLEWSERELLPRLREL, from the coding sequence ATGGTGCGCATCGGCTACACGATCATGGGCGAGCAGTCCGCTCCGAAGGCGCTGGTGGCCGATGCCATCGGCGCCGAGGCGGCGGGCTACGACTTCGTCGCCGCGAGCGACCACTGCTTCCCGTGGCTGGAGGAGCAGGGGCACTCGCCGTACGTGTGGTCGGTGCTCGGTGCGGTCGCGCACGCGACGAGTCGCATCGGATTGATGACGTACGTGACGTGCCCGACGATGCGCTATCACCCCGCGGTCGTTGCGCAGAAGGCGGCGACGATCCAGATCCTCTCCGACGGTCGCTTCCTGCTCGGCCTCGGCGCGGGGGAGCAGCTCAACGAGCACATCGTCGGCATCGGATGGCCGCCGGTCGACGTGCGCCACGAGATGCTCGTCGACGCGGTCGAGATCATCCGGCCGCTGCTCGCCGGCGAGGTCGTCGACTACGAGGGTCGCCATCTCGACGCGCGTCACGCGAAGGTCTGGGACGTTCCCGACGAGCCGCCTCCGATCGGCATCGCGGTGTCCGGCGCGAAGAGCTGCGCGCTCGCGGGTGAGCACGCCGACGCGATGATCGCGGTCGCACCCGACGCGTCGCTCGGCGATCGCTTCGACACCGCAGGCGGACGCGGCAAGCGCCGAATCGGGCAGGTCGGCTTGTGTTACGACACCGACGAGGGGCGTGCCCGCAAACGCGCGCGAGAGCAGTTCCGTTGGTTCACGGGCGGGTGGCCGGTGATGGCCGAGCTGCCGAACCCGCGCAGCTTCGCGGCGGCGTCCGAGCCCGTGACCGAGGACCAGGTCGCCGAGCAGGTCCCGTGCGGGCCCGACGTCGACCGCCACGTCGACGCGTTCAAGAAGTTCGTCGACGCCGGGTTCACCGATGTCGCGGTCGTGCAGATCGGCGGCGACACGCAAACCGAGTTCCTCGAGTGGTCCGAACGCGAGCTGTTGCCGCGCCTGCGTGAGTTGTGA
- a CDS encoding PRC-barrel domain-containing protein, with protein sequence MTGLLLRGTDLNGLPVVSIATGDALAEIKDMVYSPDCAQLLGFTLNKRGFFGSPLRETLAYTNVAAVGRDAVMVEHDDVVGADDHGLGEIVGAAAGRNVLGDEVLTDDGRRLGVVTDVVVDVASGDVVGYELKGDENLQAHAGRPMLVPIPATLAVSGTALMVPAQVEPFIRDDLTGFGAAVDEFRDELPRTSDAAE encoded by the coding sequence ATGACCGGGCTCCTCCTCCGTGGAACCGATCTGAACGGACTCCCGGTCGTGAGCATCGCGACCGGTGACGCGCTCGCCGAGATCAAGGACATGGTCTACAGCCCCGACTGCGCGCAGCTCCTGGGATTCACGCTGAACAAGCGCGGGTTCTTCGGCAGCCCACTGCGCGAGACGCTCGCGTACACGAACGTCGCCGCGGTCGGGCGCGACGCGGTCATGGTCGAACACGACGACGTCGTCGGCGCCGACGACCACGGGCTCGGCGAGATCGTCGGCGCAGCCGCGGGTCGGAACGTGCTCGGCGACGAGGTGCTCACCGACGACGGGCGCCGGCTCGGAGTCGTCACCGACGTCGTGGTCGACGTCGCGAGCGGCGACGTCGTCGGGTACGAGCTGAAGGGCGACGAGAACCTGCAAGCCCACGCCGGCCGTCCGATGCTCGTGCCGATTCCGGCGACGCTCGCGGTATCGGGAACCGCGCTCATGGTGCCCGCCCAGGTCGAGCCCTTCATCCGCGACGACCTCACCGGCTTCGGTGCGGCCGTCGACGAGTTCCGCGACGAGCTTCCGAGGACTTCCGATGCTGCTGAGTGA
- a CDS encoding SRPBCC family protein — protein sequence MTDVTSLLVRPDGVVPKARYTSSAFVELEMERLWSRVWQVACREEEVPNPGDFLEYTIGDQSILVVRGDDGAIRALSNHCLHRGTRLANGTGNFGDGQIRCRYHAWRYALDGELVEVVDRHEFTDLPDGLHLAGWRVDTWGGFVFVNADRDAEPLLDFLHPIPKLLDRYHLDQMRFRGYLTTILPANWKVVVDAFNEGYHVQGTHPQLLAWTDDVSIEYEQFETHARYGRLEGARRALTPSPRLGLRDDEIDSGAILSGLVEGLGGAFLKEERALVEEVRASTPPDQLLAEFQRRRKQLLAKRGLDVSELGDELMTSADDVYWFPNLVGPIYPGSAILFRVRPNGLDPDSSIKDTWVLEWPAPGREPRPLNRKFFADWHEHDWGVITTQDYDNMLEVQTGMKSRDFDGLRLNPRQEGNVAHMHRVIDRYLCRP from the coding sequence ATGACCGATGTGACCTCGCTGCTCGTCCGGCCGGACGGCGTCGTGCCGAAGGCGCGCTACACGTCGAGCGCGTTCGTCGAGCTCGAGATGGAACGGCTCTGGAGTCGGGTCTGGCAGGTCGCGTGTCGTGAGGAGGAGGTCCCGAATCCGGGCGACTTCCTCGAGTACACGATCGGCGATCAGTCGATTCTCGTCGTCCGCGGCGACGACGGCGCGATCCGAGCGCTCTCGAACCACTGCCTGCACCGCGGCACCCGGCTCGCGAATGGAACCGGCAACTTCGGCGACGGTCAGATCCGCTGCCGCTATCACGCGTGGCGGTACGCGCTCGACGGTGAGCTCGTCGAAGTCGTCGACCGGCACGAGTTCACCGACCTGCCCGACGGACTGCACCTGGCCGGGTGGCGCGTCGACACGTGGGGCGGCTTCGTGTTCGTCAACGCCGACCGCGACGCGGAGCCGCTGCTCGATTTCCTGCACCCGATCCCGAAGCTGCTCGACCGCTACCACCTCGACCAGATGCGCTTCCGGGGTTACCTGACGACGATCCTGCCCGCGAACTGGAAGGTCGTCGTCGACGCGTTCAACGAGGGCTACCACGTGCAGGGCACGCACCCGCAGCTGCTCGCGTGGACCGACGACGTCAGCATCGAATACGAGCAGTTCGAGACGCACGCGCGCTACGGACGACTCGAGGGGGCGCGCCGCGCGCTCACGCCGAGCCCGCGCCTCGGGCTCCGCGACGACGAGATCGATAGCGGCGCGATCCTGAGCGGCCTCGTCGAAGGGCTCGGTGGCGCGTTCTTGAAGGAAGAGCGCGCGCTCGTCGAAGAAGTGCGCGCGTCGACACCGCCCGATCAACTGCTCGCCGAGTTCCAGCGCCGGCGCAAACAGCTGCTCGCGAAGCGGGGGCTCGACGTCAGCGAGCTCGGCGACGAGCTCATGACGAGCGCCGACGACGTGTACTGGTTCCCGAACCTCGTCGGCCCGATCTATCCCGGCAGTGCGATCCTCTTCCGCGTCCGCCCCAACGGTCTCGATCCCGACTCGTCGATCAAGGACACGTGGGTGCTCGAGTGGCCCGCGCCCGGGCGGGAGCCGCGTCCGCTCAATCGGAAGTTCTTCGCCGACTGGCACGAGCACGACTGGGGTGTCATCACCACGCAGGACTACGACAACATGCTCGAGGTGCAGACGGGCATGAAGTCACGCGACTTCGACGGCCTGCGGCTCAACCCGCGCCAGGAAGGCAACGTCGCGCACATGCACCGCGTGATCGACCGGTATCTCTGTCGACCCTGA
- a CDS encoding acyl-CoA synthetase — protein MSTGSTFNFADCFELVADTVPDRIAIVSGDRRRTYAEVDNRTTRFAHVLADAGVGIGEHVGLYLHNRGEHLEAMLACYKRRAVPINVNYRYGRDELRYLFDNADVVALVYGSEYRDTVEALRPQLPKLRVLIEVGDAPANDAIAYDDAIDAAGTTRAFTPRSPDDHYVLYTGGTTGMPKGVVWRQEDMFFATLGGGNPGGLPITKPDEIMQTVLVNTSQRLTPFLRPGDPEPEQFVVLALGPLMHASGQWSSLGTLLAGGTVVIYTEPSIDMARVLTLVERERVVMLTLVGDASARPLLAALDAHPGKYDTSSLQLLGSGGAILSAEVKQRLLDEIPSVIAITEAIGSSESPVQAVAVARRDGEQRKTLRFDARETTMVVDDDLRPIAAGSGSVGRLATKGRVPLGYYRDEERSARTFVEIDGARWALPGDMATVAADGSIQLLGRGSMCINTGGEKVYPEEVEAIVRQHPAIVDAVVVGGPDEQYGQRVVVVAAADASSPPPTLEELRAHCREHLAGYKLPKAIVLVDRVERSPAGKPDYRWATAVVTRASQ, from the coding sequence ATGAGCACGGGGTCGACCTTCAACTTCGCCGACTGCTTCGAGCTCGTCGCCGACACCGTGCCCGACAGGATCGCGATCGTCTCGGGCGACCGCCGCCGCACCTACGCCGAGGTCGACAACCGCACGACTCGGTTCGCGCATGTGCTCGCCGACGCGGGCGTCGGGATCGGCGAGCACGTCGGCCTCTACCTCCACAATCGCGGCGAGCACCTCGAGGCGATGCTCGCCTGCTACAAGCGCCGCGCGGTCCCGATCAACGTGAACTACCGCTACGGCCGCGACGAGCTGCGCTACCTGTTCGACAACGCCGACGTCGTCGCGCTCGTCTACGGATCCGAGTACCGCGACACCGTCGAGGCGCTGCGACCGCAGCTGCCGAAGTTGCGGGTTCTGATCGAGGTGGGCGACGCGCCCGCGAACGACGCGATCGCGTATGACGACGCGATCGACGCGGCCGGCACGACGCGCGCGTTCACGCCCCGCTCCCCCGACGACCACTACGTGCTCTACACGGGCGGAACGACCGGGATGCCGAAGGGCGTCGTGTGGCGGCAGGAAGACATGTTCTTCGCGACGCTCGGCGGCGGGAATCCCGGTGGTCTGCCGATCACGAAGCCCGACGAGATCATGCAGACCGTGCTCGTGAACACGTCGCAGCGACTCACACCGTTCCTGCGGCCCGGCGACCCCGAGCCCGAGCAGTTCGTCGTGCTCGCGCTCGGCCCGCTGATGCACGCGAGCGGGCAGTGGTCGTCACTGGGCACGCTGCTCGCGGGCGGCACCGTCGTCATCTACACCGAGCCGAGCATCGACATGGCGCGCGTGTTGACGCTCGTCGAGCGCGAACGCGTCGTGATGCTCACGCTCGTCGGCGACGCGAGCGCGCGCCCGCTGCTCGCGGCGCTCGACGCGCACCCCGGGAAGTACGACACGTCGTCGTTGCAATTGCTCGGCTCGGGTGGCGCGATCCTCTCGGCCGAAGTGAAGCAGCGGCTGCTCGACGAGATTCCGAGCGTGATCGCGATCACCGAGGCGATCGGCTCGTCGGAGTCGCCGGTTCAGGCGGTGGCGGTCGCGCGACGAGACGGCGAGCAGCGCAAGACGCTGCGCTTCGACGCGCGCGAGACGACGATGGTCGTCGACGACGACCTGCGACCGATCGCGGCGGGTTCGGGCAGCGTCGGCCGGCTCGCGACGAAGGGGCGCGTGCCGCTCGGCTACTACCGCGACGAGGAGCGCAGCGCGCGCACGTTCGTCGAGATCGACGGCGCGCGCTGGGCGCTGCCCGGCGACATGGCGACGGTCGCCGCCGACGGCTCGATCCAGCTGCTCGGCCGCGGGTCGATGTGCATCAACACCGGCGGCGAGAAGGTGTACCCCGAAGAGGTCGAGGCGATCGTGCGTCAGCACCCGGCGATCGTCGACGCGGTCGTCGTCGGTGGTCCCGACGAGCAGTACGGGCAGCGCGTCGTGGTTGTCGCGGCGGCGGACGCGTCGAGCCCGCCACCGACGCTCGAGGAGCTGCGCGCGCACTGCCGCGAACACCTCGCGGGCTACAAGTTGCCGAAGGCGATCGTGCTCGTGGATCGCGTCGAGCGATCGCCGGCGGGCAAGCCCGACTACCGCTGGGCGACCGCCGTCGTCACTCGCGCGTCGCAATGA
- a CDS encoding MerR family transcriptional regulator: MRAFTIGSLAREAGVNVETVRYYERRGLIRQPVRQGSEYREYSEGDIARLRLIRRAKDLGFTLTEIRELLPAADTGCADGVLAAARAKLTRLDADLEAQQARRERLAQLVAECVDGGPDCVTLDVAG; the protein is encoded by the coding sequence GTGCGCGCGTTCACGATCGGGAGCCTCGCCCGCGAGGCGGGCGTCAACGTGGAGACCGTTCGGTACTACGAGCGGCGCGGGCTGATCCGTCAGCCGGTGCGGCAGGGCTCCGAGTACCGCGAGTACTCGGAAGGCGACATCGCCCGTCTGCGGTTGATCCGGCGCGCGAAGGATCTCGGCTTCACGCTCACCGAGATCCGCGAGTTGTTGCCCGCGGCCGACACGGGCTGCGCCGACGGCGTGCTCGCGGCCGCGCGCGCCAAGCTCACGCGCCTCGACGCAGACCTCGAAGCACAGCAAGCGCGACGCGAGCGGCTCGCGCAGCTCGTCGCCGAGTGCGTCGACGGCGGTCCCGACTGCGTCACGCTCGACGTCGCCGGCTGA
- the trxA gene encoding thioredoxin, whose amino-acid sequence MTITNLNDQTFEEFVQGAERPLLVEFSARWCGPCKMLAPVLRGLAADQAGELEVAEIDVDDNPYTVSRYRVMSMPTLVLFVDGEERARLVGARGKAHLLQDLAEHLSSRV is encoded by the coding sequence ATGACGATCACCAACTTGAACGACCAGACCTTCGAAGAGTTCGTCCAGGGCGCCGAGCGGCCGCTCCTCGTGGAGTTCAGCGCCCGCTGGTGCGGTCCCTGCAAGATGCTCGCGCCGGTGCTCCGCGGGCTCGCCGCCGACCAGGCCGGCGAGCTCGAGGTCGCCGAGATCGACGTCGACGACAACCCGTACACCGTCTCTCGCTATCGCGTGATGTCGATGCCGACGCTCGTGCTCTTCGTCGACGGTGAGGAGCGCGCGCGACTCGTCGGCGCCCGAGGCAAGGCGCACCTCCTCCAAGACCTCGCGGAGCACCTGTCGTCGCGGGTGTAG
- a CDS encoding zinc-binding alcohol dehydrogenase family protein produces the protein MKAAVYYETGSPDVFRYEDVPDPEVYPGGVVVAIEAISIEGGDTLNRAGGEMATVPHIVGYQCAGTIIEVGEGVTDRAVGQRVVCTNLWGSHAERMAVPAVITWPVPDGADLVAVACVPVAFGTADDCLFEFGRLKTGETVLVQAGAGGVGVAAIQLAKRAGATVISTASSADRLERLVPLGMSHGVNYTNDGWVDEVRALTDGRGVDLVVDSVGGRILQGSVACLAYRGRAITVGSAGRDPQPFDVGVLGGNNQSITGVFLGAEITTERVQKMIAHHIDDVAAGRLTVIVDRTFPLSEAAAAHAFLESRQAVGRVVLIP, from the coding sequence ATGAAGGCTGCCGTCTATTACGAGACCGGATCGCCCGACGTCTTTCGCTACGAGGACGTTCCCGATCCCGAGGTGTATCCCGGCGGGGTCGTCGTCGCGATCGAGGCGATCAGCATCGAGGGCGGCGACACGCTGAACCGCGCGGGCGGCGAGATGGCGACGGTGCCGCACATCGTCGGATACCAGTGCGCGGGCACCATCATCGAGGTCGGCGAGGGCGTGACCGATCGCGCGGTCGGCCAGCGTGTCGTGTGCACGAACCTCTGGGGCTCGCATGCCGAGCGCATGGCCGTGCCCGCGGTCATCACGTGGCCCGTGCCCGACGGCGCCGACCTCGTCGCGGTCGCGTGCGTGCCGGTCGCCTTCGGCACCGCCGACGACTGCCTCTTCGAGTTCGGGCGTTTGAAAACCGGCGAGACGGTGCTCGTGCAGGCGGGCGCGGGCGGCGTCGGCGTGGCCGCGATCCAATTGGCGAAGCGCGCGGGCGCGACCGTGATCTCGACCGCGTCGAGCGCGGACCGGCTCGAGCGCCTCGTGCCGCTCGGGATGAGTCACGGAGTGAACTACACCAACGACGGTTGGGTCGACGAGGTGCGCGCGCTCACCGATGGGCGCGGTGTCGACCTCGTCGTCGACTCGGTCGGCGGGCGCATCCTGCAAGGCAGCGTCGCGTGTCTCGCGTATCGCGGACGCGCGATCACGGTCGGCAGCGCGGGTCGCGATCCGCAACCGTTCGACGTCGGCGTGCTCGGCGGCAACAACCAGTCGATCACGGGTGTGTTCCTCGGCGCGGAGATCACGACCGAGCGCGTGCAGAAGATGATCGCCCACCACATCGACGACGTCGCGGCCGGGCGGCTCACGGTGATCGTCGACCGCACGTTCCCGCTCTCGGAAGCCGCGGCCGCGCACGCGTTCCTCGAGAGCCGTCAGGCCGTCGGTCGCGTC